The following DNA comes from Malania oleifera isolate guangnan ecotype guangnan chromosome 12, ASM2987363v1, whole genome shotgun sequence.
TTTAACTCTCTTATGAAAAAATGAAGttgttgaatatttaaaaaaaaaaaaaaaaaatttcgtcaTGAGTGTTTGCCGAAAAATTTAATAACCTaacttaaatatttaaaattatcatTGTAAACATATATTACTTTTGTACAAGGTAACATTGATTTTTAATgggtaaatttaaattttttgaaaaaaaaaaaagcataaaaaattgtgaaaaaatattttactgTTAAAAGTTAAACTTTACTGGTTTCTAAAGAAtttctcattttttaaaattaatttttattattttaaaaagagtACATCAAGCATGTCAATCTCAAAtactatttataaaaaaataaataaatataaataataaagaatTCCAAacactaaaatatatatattcccaaattagAACAGTCATCGCGGTTTTCCAATAGAAATAAAACACAGAACAAAAGCAGACACATCGATTATAACCCCTACCACCAAACCACACGTAATTAGACACAATCAGTTGGAGGAGGGTGCGAAGTCGAGGAGTTCCTTGGAGTTGGACTTCACCCACGGCTTCTCTACCACCACCGCGTCGCACATCTTCTTCACCCCGACCTCGGTCGCCGCAATCCTCAGGTAGTACTTAATCCCCGACACCACCTGCGTCTGTGCCTCCACGACCTCCGAGAACACCAGCACCCCACCGGAGACAGCCCCCACGCGGCCGGATTCCTGGAGCCGCCGGTTGTACTCCTCCACGCAGAACCTCCCCAGCTCCTGCACCTCCTCGTTCGCCTGCACGTTCGGCAACTCCGTCCTCGCTCCGACTATTGACCCACCGGCGGCCGAGACGGGAGCAAGGACGGAAACGAAGATCAAAACTGTTGCTGCCGCGACGATGATCAGCGCCGGAGACCCGATCGTCGGTAGGAATTTCGCCATTAGCATTTAGCGCTGGAGATTTTGATATTTCTCCCTTTCTCTTATTTTCACTGGCGAGAAAATGTCGGAAGGGCATTGTATATATGGACTCAATGGCGGAAGGGTTTGGAGGTCTTTGGACACGTAAGCTTAGCGGGAGCACGGCCACGGGGCGGCGCGAACGGCGTGCCGCGTTTTCAAAGCATGGCGCAATACGACGGGTTTTTTTAGTTTTGGGCGTTCGTGGttctctcttatctctctctcttagggttttgtttggacttgtttGTCCcttcaaatgtgttttatttgCTTTCTTTGTTGGCTGTAACTTGAGGACAGTTTAGTAAAATCGGAAAATTTtatataaatgaaaattaaagttGTCAGAGATAAGTTGGCTGGAAGCTTAGTTTAGTAGGGGCTACGTCACATGTTGAGTCAAGTTAATTACAATGTCCTTTTGGGGCTCACGATCTTATCAGGCTAAAATAGCTATAAATTAAGAGGATTGATCATGGGAGATAAACTTGACTAAGTGTtgaaccaaatatatatatatatatatatatatatatatatatatattataattttgaaCTTGTCTTTAGATAAATTCTTTGGACCTATTTTCGTGACATCAAATCAAAAGATGAAAATATTATCTTCCTTCCTTGAAAGGAGACTAGGGAATTAATTTGTAGTATCAAAAGGAGAAAAATATCTGCCATTGGAGATAGATCAAAGCGTGCTAACTCACCAAGTTACAATAAAAGAGGAGAGAAAAATTTGTGTGAAAAAAGACTTCGAAAGCATTAGCATAGGAATTCATCAATGTTTAGTTCTAAaaaaagttcaaacaaacaaatgATTGACTCAAGCAAATAAGAAAGTATGCTCAAGGAAGCAAGTCAAATGCAACCAATAACTTGGTGAGGAGTTTGGATTCTCCATTTACTTGCAACACAATGGTGGAATTGTTGGTATCATAAGTCGTGCCTTCATCATCACACTCAAGTGGCCCTATATGTCATGGTATCAGGGCATGATTTTTTTTATCCTTCAAAAAGTTTGATAAATAATTATTTAGTGAAGATTTCAACTCATCTGATAAGCCTCGTATAGGGAAGGGAGATATTGAAGGACTTAATGTGCTACTTTACCAATGCAACCCTAGAGATTAAGAAATTACACTGTAAGGTAGCTTTACCATGACAACTCAACCCTATAAGTTCTCAACATCCTTATGAAAGTAAGCCCTAGCAAACATGCGGTAATGATAGTCAAATTCCAAAAGTACATCAACCTTAATGAGAAAAGAAGCACAGAGGGACACTACAAGATGGATTAAGGCCCTTTGAAATGGTGGAACTTTGATCCTCCAAATAACTATCACAACTACACCTTGTTTAATACCACCTATAGTCATATTTTAATACATATCAAACTAAAAGAAGGATTATGTTAAGTGGCACAAAACGATGAATGCAGCCTAAGAGAATGGAATTATCATATTAGTGTCATTTTCAGTATTGAGACCATAGAGGTGCATTGAAGAGTGCATTCACCTACACTACAAAAAATGacctttttagtgacgaaattattagtgatgaaaataaaatttgtcactaatatttaaGCCATTAGAGACGAATCTtgtatccatcactaataatgcattattagtgacgattgttgTGAAAATTCGAAAGTGCACAAAATCATAACAAGTAATATAATGATAAAGAAGGATGTCGAACCCTTGAGGACTATTTACCTattaaatattgaaatttttctaattcaaaattatttgaaaatcaagaaaagtgtTGGATTtttaatctgaaaaaaaaaataaacttaaataaactAAATACTTAAATAGAAGAAGATTTCACCAAAGAAGAAAACACTAAGGCCTCTAGCTCACCTAACCAATCCAATCCCAAATCCTAATCACGCAATTAATCAATTATCATCCTATTTGACAGCAAAATATTATAACTTATCTAAGACCCTCTCTCGAGTAGAATTAGAATTACCCAACATATGATAACCTACAGTATGTTTATGTGAATTTAAAGGCATTTTAGTACATCAAGattaataatatttcatataaatcCATACGAATCACATTGGCATATCCATGCCTTTCGTTCAATTCATGAGATGCATCATACGAAGCTAAACTCCATGCATCATCTCTTGAATTAACTTGAAAAACAAATCACTCAACTATTGGCTAGATAACTGAAAGCATTAAAATCAATGATGTATACTcaaaaggaatgataaaattatgatcaCAGAGAAATAAGATTCAGAATTGTCATGGAGAGGTTACATTGTAACCTTAGTGATAGCGATTAGCTCATAATAGAATCAAAACAAGTCATAGTAATTCTATAATtcataattggtattagagcaaggcACTTGATTTTTTGGAGTTAATTCTAGAGCGAAAAGATCAAATCGCGTATATGGTGAACACCTCTTCTTCCCTAGGACAACCCGTATATAAAGTACCGGAGTTCAACGACACCAACTACCTCTCATGGAAAAATCAAATGAGGGTCTTCATTCTAGCATATGACTTGGATTTATGGGAGATCATCTCAAATGAAGACTTCTTCACAAAGAAAAATTACAAGACTGAGGATATTAAAAAGACGAGATTAGAGTTATCAATAAACGAAAAGAGGTTAGtagaactcaattttaaagcaaGACATTGACTTAACTGTGCTTTAAGTGATAATGAATATAGTCGTATTTGTGGATGTAAAATGGCAAAAGAAATGTGGGCTATGCTTCAAAACACCATGGAAGAGCCTAAGAAAGAAATAGGTTTTACCTTAGATTCATCTAGTGCTACTCACCAAGACACATTAGGAGAAGCACATCCGTGCTTCATAGTTGATAAAACAAGAGGAGATAAGTTCCGATGATGACGACGATTATActccttcatatgatgaattagTGAATAATTGCGCTAAATTATTTCATGAATTACTTTTGATAAATAGAAAgaacaaaaattttgagaaagagcttgttttttttttaaataaagggaATTCtccttgaaagaagaaaatgattcttttaaaaagaaaaatgacgAGCTTTTTATAAATAttcaaaaagagcatgaaactttaaaagtaaaaataaaaaatttggaagataaattatcaaaatgtaaacaaaaggaaccttgtctttgttccatcttgaaagaagaaaatagttTCTTGAAGAGGCAAAATGAGGAATTTATTGCAAAtaccaaaaatttaaaaattccaagTAAAAATACCTTAAAAGAAAATATCctcttgaaaatgaaaaatgaagattATGTGAAAGAAAACTTTAATAAGCCTTTAGGAACCCAAAgaaatagattttacaaaaagaaattattttatagtaacgaccccaaaaatatatatacaagacTAGTGgaatattctttaatttttttttgaaaattaaattaattaattaattattaattaaataatataatataatatataaatatattgatataatataatataatattatatatatatatatatatatgtgtgtgtgtgtgtgtgttaaggaTTCTTCCTATCCTTAAGATTAAAATCTCCCCACTTAAGGTcgtacacacacaaacacacacacactctctctctctctctctctctctctctctctctctctctctctcacatcaaTTTCTCTCCCATTTTTCAGTCAAATTGAAGAACGAACATCATTCTCGGGTCCTAGCTCTGCTCTTCAACAATTTAACTGAAGATATTTTATCATCCGCGTGCCATAAGCACCACTCCAGAGCTGGATTCTCTCATCAATCTCTATCT
Coding sequences within:
- the LOC131145183 gene encoding cysteine proteinase inhibitor 5-like, which codes for MLMAKFLPTIGSPALIIVAAATVLIFVSVLAPVSAAGGSIVGARTELPNVQANEEVQELGRFCVEEYNRRLQESGRVGAVSGGVLVFSEVVEAQTQVVSGIKYYLRIAATEVGVKKMCDAVVVEKPWVKSNSKELLDFAPSSN